One part of the Nocardioides zeae genome encodes these proteins:
- the sepX gene encoding divisome protein SepX/GlpR: MDLSGVIFAAVALAWAAYLIPQALKHHDEAVQTRSVERFSATMRVLVRRGAASGASGSGQAAEEVVEPVAAPTPAQLRARRAAARRAMQRRRRVLGVLVTLLVAGVVLAVTGVIARGYVAAPVVLLGAWLVTCRVMVKGELAAWNQARGVVPVVVTRSTEVPNAASSEADLVAGLEGYDDGGAHLLEANAETGLISAVSAEGATELSRAHTPGDPAETRDPRTLWDPVAVPLPTYVSKDHAAARELPAFDFDDTGVFSSGRDQADSELVRRERAEAEERRTAQQAELDDHRRAVGH, translated from the coding sequence GTGGATCTGAGCGGTGTCATCTTCGCGGCGGTCGCCCTCGCGTGGGCGGCCTACCTCATTCCCCAAGCCCTCAAGCACCACGACGAGGCCGTCCAGACCCGCTCCGTGGAGCGCTTCTCGGCGACGATGCGGGTGCTCGTGCGCCGCGGTGCCGCGTCGGGTGCCAGCGGCTCCGGCCAGGCGGCCGAGGAGGTCGTCGAGCCCGTAGCTGCGCCCACCCCTGCGCAGCTCCGGGCCCGTCGCGCCGCCGCCCGCCGCGCCATGCAGCGCCGCCGTCGCGTGCTCGGCGTGCTCGTCACGCTGCTCGTCGCCGGTGTCGTCCTGGCGGTGACCGGCGTGATCGCACGCGGGTACGTCGCCGCCCCGGTCGTGCTGCTCGGCGCCTGGCTCGTCACCTGCCGGGTCATGGTCAAGGGCGAGCTCGCCGCGTGGAACCAGGCCCGGGGCGTCGTGCCCGTCGTGGTGACCCGCTCCACCGAGGTGCCCAACGCCGCCAGCAGCGAGGCGGACCTCGTCGCCGGTCTCGAGGGGTACGACGACGGTGGCGCCCACCTGCTCGAGGCCAACGCCGAGACGGGCCTGATCTCCGCCGTGTCCGCCGAGGGAGCCACCGAGCTCTCCCGGGCGCACACGCCGGGCGACCCCGCCGAGACGCGGGACCCGCGCACCCTCTGGGACCCGGTCGCGGTGCCGCTCCCGACGTACGTCAGCAAGGACCACGCCGCCGCCCGCGAGCTCCCCGCCTTCGACTTCGACGACACGGGCGTCTTCTCCTCGGGCCGCGACCAGGCCGACTCGGAGCTGGTCCGCCGCGAGCGCGCGGAGGCCGAGGAGCGGCGTACCGCCCAGCAGGCCGAGCTCGACGACCACCGCCGGGCCGTCGGTCACTGA
- a CDS encoding SDR family NAD(P)-dependent oxidoreductase — protein sequence MVLTASVAGLTAAPGFAAYAASKHAVVGLAEGLQVELAEAGADHVRVSVVCPGGVDTAIWRSAGPAAPGLDEVARRRFAAVGGPRTDQADPAAIARLTLDAVEEGRSWVVPIEPHHREALASRAHDLAAAAAADGGLVYGR from the coding sequence GTGGTCCTGACCGCGTCGGTGGCCGGCCTCACCGCCGCGCCCGGCTTCGCGGCCTATGCGGCCAGCAAGCACGCGGTGGTCGGACTGGCCGAAGGACTGCAGGTCGAGCTGGCCGAGGCGGGTGCGGACCACGTGCGGGTCAGCGTGGTGTGCCCGGGCGGGGTGGACACCGCCATCTGGCGCAGCGCCGGCCCCGCCGCCCCCGGGCTCGACGAGGTCGCCCGCCGTCGCTTCGCCGCGGTCGGCGGTCCCCGCACCGACCAGGCGGACCCGGCCGCGATCGCCCGCCTGACCCTCGACGCGGTCGAGGAGGGCCGCTCCTGGGTCGTGCCGATCGAGCCGCACCACCGCGAGGCGCTCGCCTCTCGTGCCCACGACCTCGCCGCCGCCGCGGCGGCCGACGGCGGCCTCGTCTACGGACGCTGA
- a CDS encoding extracellular solute-binding protein — protein MKKRTPVTLTAALVGVGLLAAGCGSSQPTASGPVDGDWDAVVAAAEEEGSVLLYSTQHPDNLARLETAFEAAYPDIDLEFVRGTDVEITPRVETEAQTGRGMADVHMTSDPAWAERAAESGDLSTPVVGPSFDDPDYDRAASIMEDKLFLAGAAVMAMGWNTDAVPEGLDDVEDILDPRFEGKVGVVDPAGFASVVDEYRFFDANWGDGDFNERLADLEPRVYPSVLGIAQALASGEIEVTPMVAPLVREGDTGAPVDWALPDPAWGVPMYAHVLAASPHPNAAQVLADFMVGPEGQEALSLGYGSVLGSVESPITRAQDIPFPDTDSLTSESVAAYQTEWEQLFR, from the coding sequence ATGAAGAAGCGAACCCCCGTCACCCTGACCGCCGCCCTGGTGGGCGTCGGCCTCCTCGCCGCAGGCTGCGGGTCGAGCCAGCCGACGGCGTCCGGACCGGTCGACGGCGACTGGGACGCCGTCGTGGCGGCCGCCGAGGAGGAGGGCTCGGTGCTGCTCTACTCCACGCAGCACCCGGACAACCTGGCCCGGCTCGAGACCGCGTTCGAGGCGGCGTACCCCGACATCGACCTCGAGTTCGTGCGCGGCACCGACGTCGAGATCACCCCGCGGGTCGAGACGGAGGCGCAGACCGGGCGGGGGATGGCCGACGTCCACATGACCTCCGACCCCGCCTGGGCCGAGCGTGCGGCGGAGTCCGGTGACCTCTCGACCCCGGTCGTCGGCCCGTCGTTCGACGACCCCGACTACGACCGTGCGGCCAGCATCATGGAGGACAAGCTCTTCCTCGCGGGGGCGGCCGTGATGGCGATGGGGTGGAACACCGACGCGGTGCCCGAGGGCCTCGACGACGTCGAGGACATCCTCGACCCGCGCTTCGAGGGCAAGGTCGGTGTCGTCGACCCGGCGGGCTTCGCCTCCGTGGTCGACGAGTACCGCTTCTTCGACGCCAACTGGGGCGACGGCGACTTCAACGAGCGGCTGGCCGACCTCGAGCCGCGGGTCTACCCCAGCGTCCTCGGCATCGCCCAGGCCCTGGCCTCGGGCGAGATCGAGGTGACGCCCATGGTCGCCCCGCTCGTGCGCGAGGGCGACACGGGTGCCCCGGTGGACTGGGCACTGCCCGACCCCGCCTGGGGCGTGCCGATGTACGCCCACGTCCTCGCGGCATCGCCGCACCCCAACGCGGCCCAGGTGCTCGCCGACTTCATGGTCGGGCCGGAGGGCCAGGAGGCGCTCTCCCTGGGCTACGGCAGCGTCCTCGGCAGCGTCGAGTCGCCCATCACCCGGGCCCAGGACATCCCGTTCCCCGACACGGACTCGCTCACCTCGGAGTCGGTCGCGGCCTACCAGACCGAGTGGGAGCAGCTCTTCCGCTGA
- a CDS encoding SDR family NAD(P)-dependent oxidoreductase: MSDKHALIVGASRGIGLGLTERFLERGWSVTATQRVGSGGNLAHAADRVGDRLRLEHVDINDTAQVSALRERLDGARFDLVLVNAGITHDRWETVAEVSTATFERLMLTNALSPMRFVEQFRDLVTPHGVLAVTSSGQGSITNNTRVTGWEIYRASKSALNQLMRSFAARHADDPRTLLLLAPGWVRTEMGGPDAGLSVEASTSGLADVVETFSGRSGLHYVDHRGATVPW, from the coding sequence ATGAGCGACAAGCACGCACTGATCGTCGGGGCCTCTCGGGGCATCGGCCTGGGCCTGACCGAACGGTTCCTCGAGCGAGGGTGGTCGGTGACGGCGACCCAGCGGGTGGGATCCGGCGGGAACCTGGCCCACGCGGCCGACCGCGTGGGCGACCGGTTGCGCCTGGAGCACGTGGACATCAACGACACCGCACAGGTGTCCGCCCTGCGTGAGCGGCTCGACGGGGCACGGTTCGACCTGGTGCTGGTCAACGCCGGCATCACCCACGACCGGTGGGAGACGGTGGCGGAGGTCTCGACCGCGACGTTCGAGCGCCTCATGCTGACCAACGCGCTCAGCCCGATGCGCTTCGTCGAGCAGTTCCGCGACCTGGTCACCCCCCATGGCGTCCTCGCGGTCACGTCATCGGGCCAGGGCAGCATCACGAACAACACCCGCGTGACCGGGTGGGAGATCTACCGGGCCAGCAAGTCCGCGCTCAACCAGCTGATGCGTAGCTTCGCGGCCCGCCACGCCGACGACCCGCGCACGCTGCTGCTCCTGGCGCCGGGCTGGGTGCGGACCGAGATGGGCGGCCCGGACGCGGGCCTGTCCGTCGAGGCGAGCACCAGCGGTCTGGCCGACGTCGTGGAGACGTTCTCCGGACGCAGCGGCTTGCACTACGTGGACCACCGGGGCGCCACCGTCCCCTGGTGA
- a CDS encoding nuclear transport factor 2 family protein — protein MTTFREILERYFSALESADFEAATRCFTEDAVYSHPPFPEEGADGPRHESVGRSELLAVFERRGPRTLRHRVDTVLDDGRTGLASGVVHDGGVVVMSFVAQAELDATSGLMARYAAYVSVPAVWAQEGSAA, from the coding sequence GTGACCACGTTCCGCGAGATCCTCGAGCGCTACTTCTCCGCCCTCGAGTCGGCCGACTTCGAGGCTGCCACCCGGTGCTTCACCGAGGACGCGGTCTACTCCCACCCGCCGTTCCCGGAGGAGGGCGCCGACGGGCCGCGTCACGAGTCCGTCGGCCGATCCGAGCTGCTGGCGGTCTTCGAGCGCCGAGGTCCGCGCACCCTCCGTCACCGCGTCGACACCGTGCTCGACGACGGCCGCACGGGCCTGGCCTCCGGGGTGGTCCACGACGGTGGCGTCGTCGTCATGTCGTTCGTGGCCCAGGCCGAGCTCGACGCGACCTCGGGCCTGATGGCGCGGTACGCGGCGTACGTCAGCGTGCCGGCCGTCTGGGCGCAGGAAGGCTCCGCGGCGTGA